The segment AGGCATATCTTTCCAGCAATCCTTCCGACTTTAATTGTGACCGCTTCAACTAGTATTTCCTCAGCTATTATGACGGAATCAGCTCTCAGCTTCTTAGGAATGGGGATTCAACAACCTCTAGCCTCCTGGGGAAGTCTCTTGCAAAATGCCCAGTCTACCTTGCAGAGTGCTCCTCATATGGCAATATTGCCTGGACTTTTTATCCTATTGACCATTTATTCATTTAACAATATTGGTGATCTGATACGGGATTGCCTTGAAAGAGAGGTCTACTAATGTCAAAACAGCTAGTCGAAATAAGTAACCTCACCATTATCAATAAAAAGAGAAATGGACAATCGATACTGGTGAAGGGGATTGACCTGTCTATTCCTAAAGGAAAAATTGTTGGAATTGTTGGAGAATCTGGTTCGGGTAAGAGTTTGTCGATGAAGTCTCTGATGGGGATTTTACCAAAAGGTTTGGAAGCAAGCTATGATCGATTTGAATTGGATGGAAAGCAAGTACATAATCCAAAGGTTTTGCCTTTGTCTATGATTTTTCAAGATCCAATGACCTCCCTTAATCCCTTGCGGACAGTAGGTTATCATTTACAGGAAGTTCTAAGACGTTTTCAACCCAAATTGACTAAGGAAGAACGGGACAGAACTATCCATGAAATGTTGGAAAAGGTGGGAATTGAACATCCAGAACTGCGTCTCAAACAGTTTCCTTTTGAATTTTCAGGTGGTATGCGTCAAAGGATCATGATTGCCATGGCCTTATTGACCAAGCCAGATATGCTCATTGCAGACGAGCCAACAACAGCATTAGATGTAACCATTCAGGCTCAAATCTTGGCTTTGCTCAAAGAATTACAGGAACAGTTGGGGTTGACAGTTGTGATAGTGAGTCATGATTTCAGTGTTATTGCTGGAATCTGCGACTTGGTTTATGTCATGAGGAATGGATTGGTTGTGGAACACGGAACGGTTGATTCTATCTTTTCACAACCCTTACACGCATATACCCAGTCACTATTAAGAGCAGCTCGTTTGGAAGCCAGTCTTGGAGCGGTTTTAGCCGACTCCGAAGATAGTCAGTTGATTCAAGTTAGTCCAGGACATTGGGTTAGAAAGGAGGAGAAGAATGGATAAGGAAGTTCTAGTACAGGTTTCGGATGTGAGCAAAACTTACTCTAAGAAGAATTGGTTTGGGCAAGAGCAACGTGTCGATGCTTTGAACGGTGTAAATGTGTCTATTTATAAAGGTGAGACACTTGGTCTGGTTGGTGAATCAGGCAGTGGCAAATCGACACTTTCTAAAATTGTCTTAGGATTGGAAAAGGCTAGTCAAGGCCGGGTTGATTTTCCAGGTTTGACATCAGAAGAATTAAATAATCAAGCCCTGCAAGTGATTTATCAAGACCCCTATTCTTCTCTCAATCCCTACCTGTCGGCCTTAGAACTGGTCAAAGAACCTCTCTACTCACTTCCTAAGAAGGAGGCGGAAGAGAGGGCCTTGGCTATGCTGGAAAGGGTGGGAATTCTGGGGGATGATGTACATAAACGTCCTAAATCATTTAGTGGTGGTCAACGCCAGCGAATTGGCATCGCACGTGCAGTCGTTTCTCATCCCCAATTTATTGTCTGTGATGAACCTACTTCGGCTCTTGATGTGTCGATACAGGCGACCATACTGGATTTGTTGAACCAGTTGCAAGAGGATTTAGGACTGACCTATCTCTTCATTTCTCATGATTTAAACTTGGTGCACCAATTCGCAGATCGTATTGCGGTCATGTACAAGGGAAGCTTGGTTGAAATTGGTCCAGCACAGGATATTTTTCAAAATCCCCAACATCCCTATACCCGCTACCTCTTGCAATCCAATCTGAGCCTTGAACCACAGGAGGCACGTGCTCAGTTGCAAGAGCTATCTCAAACTGGGCTTATAAAGGATTTTGTAACAGATGGTGTATGGACTCAGGTGGATAAGGAGCATTTTGTACTAAAGGTAACTGATAAATAATTTTTATCAGCCCATAAAAGTTCTATATTAGACAGGGCTAGTCCATCGTGTTACAATGAAAAAAATCACAGAAAGGAGTTTCTTATGGGAAAGGTGATTATTGGAATTTCAGGAAATGAGCAAGAATTTCCAACTAAATCTGGTCGCGTATATGTAACGGTAGCGCGTGAATTGGCAGACAGCGTTCGTCAGGCAGGTGGTGTGCCAATGGTTATTCCTATGGGAACTCCTGACTTAGCCAAAGACTATATCAACATGATTGATAAGTTGATTTTATCAGGCGGTCAGCATGTAGACCCCAGTCTATACGGGCAAGAGCGCTTGATTGATAGTAATGATTACCTCTTGGAACGGGATGAATTTGAACTGGCTTTGATTGAGGAAGCCCTTCGTCAAGGGAAGCCCATTTTTGCAGTCTGCCGTGGCATGCAGTTGCTGAATGTTGCTCTAGGCGGAAGCTTGGAACAAGAGGTGGCTCATCATTGGCAAGAAGGTATTGCGGGAACATCCCATCGTTTACAAGTGAAACCTAAAAGCCGAATCGGTCAACTGTTTGCCCAAGGGAGCCCTATTAATTCCTTCCATCAGCAACGAATCAAAGAATTGGCTCCAGGACTGGTGGCGACAGGTTTGGATCCTAGAGATGGTACGATAGAAGCTTATGAAAGTAGGGGGAACCAAGCTTTGTTTGGTATCCAATGGCATCCAGAATTTCTATACAATGATTGCAAGCAACATAGAGACTTGTTTCAGTATTTGGTGGATGTGTTTTAGTCATATTCTTTGCACTCAAGTAATTGAGTGTTTTTTTGTAATAATTTGCCAGTAAATACTTTATAAATCAGATAAAATTGTATATAATAATGTTAGTTAAAGGAGGATTATATGTTAAAGAAATGTCAAGAATCCAAAGGGTATGGAAGTATTAGAAAAGGTATTCATGGGGCAGTCGGAGTGCTGGCTCTAGGTTTGCTATTTTCTACTACGGCTGTTGTCTATGCTGATGAAGTGAGTGAGAATACTCCCACAACAGCAAGTTCTGAACAAGTTATAAATGCTTCAGAAACTGTTGAATTAACTGCAGATAATGATGTCGCAACATCAACTTCAACTGGAACTGTAGGAAACGAGGGGACTTCGGAGGTTGAAACCACGACAGCTACAAATTCTTTGGTAGCAGAAGCGGTTTCTTCAACTGCTGTAGAAGCAAGTAATGCAAATGGGGAGTCAATTTCAACTACACCAGATTCAAATACGGATTTAGCGGTCAATATTTCACCGACCAGTGCTTCAGCAACAGATCGAGCTGCAGAGGTGTTGGAAGACCGTACAGCACCAAAACTGGTTTCTTATACATTAGATAAAACAGAGTATCAGGCCGGTGAGACCGTAACTCTAACAATTGATTCAGATGATGAAAGTAATCTCTCTAACGTATCATCAAAATTAATATCTTCAGATGGAACCCAGAGTCTCTACTTTTCTTCTAGCAATTTCGAAAAGTTAGCCAATGGCTTATATCGTTCGGTATTAACAGGCTCAATTCCAGAAAATCGTCCAAGTGATGTTTATTATATAGAATATATATCTTGGAGATGAGATTGGCAATATTGTTAATTACTACGATTCTTCGAAAAATACATGGGCAGAACATACCTTTGCACCACTTTCAATGACGGTTACTGGTACAGTGACCGACCGTACAGCACCAAAACTGGTTTCTTATACATTAGATAAAACAGAGTATCAGGCTGGAGAGACCGTAACTCTAACAATTGATTCAGAGGATGAGAGTAATCTCTCTAACGTATCATCAAAATTAATATCTTCAGATGGAACCCAGAGTCTCTACTTTTCTTCTAGCAATTTCGAAAAGTTAGCCAATGGCTTATATCGTTCGGTATTAACAGGCTCAATTCCAGAAAATCGTCCAAGTGATGTTTATTATATAGAATATATATATCTTGGAGATGAGATTGGCAATATTGTTAATTACTACGATTCTTCGAAAAATACATGGGCAGAACATACCTTTGCACCACTTTCAATGACGGTTACTGGTACAGTGACCGACCGTACAGCACCAAAACTGGTTTCTTATACATTAGATAAAACAGAGTATCAGGCTGGAGAGACCGTAACTCTAACAATTGATTCAGAGGATGAGAGTAATCTCTCTAACGTATCATCAAAATTAATATCTTCAGATGGAACCCAGAGTCTCTACTTTTCTTCTAGCAATTTCGAAAAGTTAGCCAATGGCTTATATCGTTCGGTATTAACAAGCTCAATTCCAGAAAATCGTCCAAGTGATGTTTATTATATAGAATATATATATCTTGTAGATGAGATTGGCAATAATGTTAATTACTACGATTCTTCGAAAAATACATGGGCAGAACATACATTTGAACCACTTTCGATGACGGTTAATAGTGTTACTTCTGGTTCAGTCTTGATTCATTATCAACTTGAAGATGGTACTGCCATAGCTGAAGACAAGAGAATTTCGGGCGTAGTGTCAACGTTAGCATTGGGTTCGGAAGAACCAGTTGCGACAGGGATTACATACGATACTAGTGGTGAAGCTCCATTACTTCTGAACGGCATGGATGGTAGGCAATATTATAAGGTTAAAGTAGAAGGTGTAGAGCAGGGGCTTTTGAAAGCTGGTTTGACGGAAATAACCTATACTTACACACCTTATTTGGTATCTACAGAGCAGGTTGAAAAGAAAACAGGTAAAGTGATTGTTCAGTATCAAACAAGGACAGGGCAAACGCTTAAAGAATCAGTTGAAGCTGTTCCAGAGACATTGATTAGTTATCGTGAAAAGACAATTTATGCAGATGGATCAGAGAGCTTATCAGAACCAATTCAAAACTACCTAACTTTCTATGTCTATGATTATCAAGTGCAGACAATTGAGCAAAATGGAAAAATTTATAGATTATCTTATGAGAACCAACCTTCTCTCTATGGAGAACTAGTAGAAGGCGCTACGGTATTGACCCTACAGTATATTCCGGTTCCTAAATTGGAATCCCTGACATTTGATAAAGAGTCTTACCAGCCTGGGGACAAACTGACTGCTAGTTTTGTGGTTTCATCTGAAGAGGAGATGGAGCGTATTTTCTTTGGTCTATCTGATAAAAAATTAACTAGTCAGTATGTGCTTAGAGGAGAGAGTAATAACCCAATCAAGCTAGTGGATGGACTATATCGCTTTGATGTAACTGTACCAATAGCAAGTGATTATCCTAGGTCAGACTTATCTTTAGATTTTGTTTATTTGAATGCTAAAAACGAAAGTTCATCAAATAGCCTTTCAGAACCTGAAATTATTCAAAATATTGCTAGCCAGGCTATCATTAACTCACCTAATATCGTTACTGATTTTTCAGCACCTAAGTTTATTGAGTTAGACACTAGTCGAAATGAAGCTAAACAAGGTGAAACAGTTGAAGTGGTACTTTTAGTGGAAGATAATTCGAATATCACATCTGTTAATCTCGGATTTGAAAGTGAGTCAGGAACACTCCGATTTGGCGAAAATATTACGAATATTGAGCAATTGGAGGGAAATCGAAAAAGACTGACTTTATCTGAAACAATTCACTATTCTTATTTACCAGGACAATATGATCTGAAATATTTATATCTGACTGATATTTATGGTAATACGAGTTACTTATCCACTGTTGATAGTTTGCCTGCGAAAACCATTGTTGTCAATCAGGCTAATGATGTAGAAAATTTAAATCCGGTTGTTGAAACGACAATGGTAACCAATATTGAGGTTGTTGAAAAATCAAGTGGGCGAGTACTCATTCGCACGAATTTCCATGGTGAAGACCATGAAGCAATGAAACAAGTGATTCGTGAGGCAATTTCAGCATATGAAAATGAACATGGTGTAACATTTGATTTACTTGGTGCTGGTGGGACTCAAATCTCTTCAAGGTCAGTTACTGTTGGAAATAGGACTCAAACAGAGGTAATACGTTCATACCAGCAACTAGTTGTAAATACATCGGATAACCCTCTGCCTGAGATTGAGAAAAAACTTCTACCAGAAGGTGTGATCTACGATAATTCAACTATCAGGCAAGCCTTATATACTATTCAATTTAAAGATGGTGAATCAGTAGTTAAAGAGAGTCGTCGAGTTGCGAACTCCACAATTGATAATGTCATTCGTGATGAAAGTAATGGTATTGATGAGAGGGCATATTATTTTGAATCTGTTGAGGTAAGTCAAGGTTTCACTACAATTTTTAGTAGCGATTTGAATTATAATGGTCCCTTTTATGAAATTGTTGTCAATTTGAAATCAAGCTCGAAAGTAGAAAATATAGAAGTAGGCTCACCAGTCGAAGAAACGCCGCCAACTTCAACAGAAGCCGAACCGCCAGTCGAAGAAACGCCGTCATCTCCAACAGAAGTCGAACCGCCAGTCGAAGAAACGCCGTCATCTCCAACAGAAGTCGAACCGCCAGTCGAAGAAACGCCGCCAACTTCAACAGAAGCCGAACCGCCAGTCGAAGAAACGCTGCCAACTTCAACAGAAGTCGAACCGCCAGTCGAAGAAACGCCGTCATCTCCAACAGAAGTCGAACCGCCAGTCGAAGAAACGCCGTCATCTCCAACAGAAGTCGAACCGCCAGTCGAAGAAACGCCGCCAACTTCAACAGAAGTCGAACCGCCAGTCGAAGAAACGCCGCCAACTTCAACAGAAGTCGAACCGCCAGTCATAGAAACACCTGTTGCACTAATCAAAGGAGTATCAGCAGTTACTGAATCTTCAAGTAACCTAACTAATCTAGTGTATCCAGTTATCGAAGTATCGACCCAATTGACATTGGGAAATACTAATAACGAGGCTTTATATTCAGCAACTACCGTTTCGAGACAGAAAGTAGAATCTGAAAAATCCTCGGCCTCAATCTTACCTAGAACAAATGGACATCAGTCCAAGCTACCAATTTTGGCGGGACTCGCACTTCTTAGCTTAACTGTAGCTAAAAGGAAAAAAGATTTCTTAGGCTAGCAAGCTGGGAAAATATTACGAAAGAGGGAAATAGCTTCCCTTTTTTTATTATCAATACTTATAGTTGCAAGGGTATTTGTTATAACGAAAAGTTATAACTTTCTATAAAAAAAGTCAATTAGTCAGAAAGAAAATTCTGTGTTAAGATAGATACAGTTCTGATTTAAGGAGATCATTTTATGAAATTAAAAAAATTGTTTAGTTTAGCAGCGGCTGCCTTGTCAGTAGGTGTCCTTGCTGCATGTGGTAGCTCGTCTTCTAGCTCTTCATCTGATTCTTCAGCAACAACTGTTCGTGTGGGTGTGATGAGCTTGAGCGATTCTGAGCAAGCCCGTTGGGATAAAGTTCAAGAAATACTTGGGGACGAAGTGAAGTTGGAATTCACTCAATTTACAGACTATTCACAACCAAACAAGGCCGTAGCTGAAAACGAAGTAGATATCAATGCTTTCCAACACTACAACTTCTTGAATAACTGGAATGAAGAAAATGGTGAAGACTTGGTTGCTATTGCAGATACTTATATCGCACCAATCCGTCTTTACTCAGGTACAGCTGATGGCAAAAACAAGTACACGAAAGTGGAAGAAATTCCAGATGGTGCAGAAATTGCGGTTCCAAACGACCCAACAAACGAAAGCCGTGCCCTTTACCTTCTTCAAGCAGCTGGTTTGATCAAGGTTGGTGTATCTGGTACAGAATTGGCAACTATTGCTGATATTACTGAAAACAAGAAAAACTTGAAGATCACTGAGTTGGATGCAAGCCAAACAGCAAGCTCACTTAGCTCAGTTGATGCAGCAGTTGTAAACAACACATTTGTGTTGGAAGCTGGTTTGGATTACAAGAACGCTCTTTATAAAGAACAAAAAGATGAAAATTCAAAACAGTGGTACAACTTGATTGCAGCTCGTAGCGATTGGGAAAAATCAGAGCAAGCAGCAGCGATTAAGAAAATTATCGAAGCCTACCACACGGATGAAGTGAAAAAAGTTATTGAAGAGACTTCAGACGGTATGGATGAGCCAGTTTGGTAAAATGTAAATAGGTTGAGGACTGGGCAGAATTGTTCAGCCCTCTATCTGTTTTTATAGAGATAAGAAAAAATCTCTTAACCAAAGTCAGAAATGTGGGAGAATATTTGATTTTGGTTAGTAGATTTGATTGATTTCATTGAGTATGAGGAGAAAGTATGGCAGATAGTAAAGTTCAATTATTCGAAAATGATGCGATTATTCAAAACTATTTTGAAAAGTTGAAGGTCTTGATTTCAAAGAAATCCATTTTTGCTCAGCAGATTGGTTTGTTGGATGTGGCGAATTACTTGAAAGATATGTTTGAAGAAGCTGGTGCAGAGGTTGTTTTAGACGACAGCTATGCAGCACCCTTTGTCATGGCTACGTTTAAGGCTTCGGTGCCAGATGCGAAAACCTTGATTTTTTACAATCACTATGACACGGTTCCTGCTGATGCCGATCAGGTCTGGGAGAAGGGCAATCCTTTTGAATTGACCATTTCCGATGGCTATATCTATGGTCGTGGGGTGGACGATGACAAGGGCCATATCACAGCCCGTTTATCTGCCCTGAAAAAATATCAGGCTAGACAGGATGGTCAGCTCCCTGTTAATATCATCTTTATTATGGAGGGGGCAGAAGAGTCAGCCTCTGTCGACTTGGACAAATACCTTTCAAAATACAAAGAACACTTGATTGGTGCTGATTTGCTTGTCTGGGAGCAGGGGCATCGCAATAGCCTACATCAGCTAGAAATTGCTGGGGGAAATAAAGGAATTGTGACCTTCGATCTTCAGGTCAAATCAGCTGACTTGGATATTCATTCTTCCTATGGTGGTGTCATTGATTCGGCAAGCTGGTATTTATTATCAGCACTTCAATCCATGCGGGCTGCAGATGGACGAATTTTGGTTGATGGTATTTACGAACAAGTGCAAGAACCAAATGAACGTGAATTGGCCTTAGTGGAAGAATTCGCACTTGCGACCAGTCAGTCTGTGACGGATATTTATGGATTAACCCTTCCAACCTTGGTAGAAGATCGTCGTGAGTTTCTCAAGCGTTTGTATTTTGAACCATCGATTACCATTGAAGGCTTGTCAACTGGCTATCTTGGTCAAGGTGTCAAGACCATCATACCAGCTCAGGCTTCTGCTAAGATGGAAGTCCGTCTGGTGCCTGGGTTGGAGCCGCATGATGTATTAGATAAGATTCGACAGCATTTGGACAAACATGGTTTTGACAAAGTTGAGGTGGTCTTCACTCTAGGAGAGATGAGCTACCGAAGTGACATGTCCCACCCTGCCATTGTCAATGTGATTGAATTGGCCAAAAAATTGACACCAGAAGGAGTTGCTGTCTTGCCAACGTCCCCGGGGACAGGCCCTATGCACACAGTCTTTCATGCTCTAGGTGTACCGATTGCGGGCTTTGGTCTAGGAAATGCCAACAGTCGCGACCATGCCGGTGATGAAAATGTCAGCATCGCTGACTACTATAGCCATGTTGAATTAGTAGAGGAGTTAATTGCAAGTTATGAGTAAGGAAATGATTAAGCTAGATAATATTGATGTAACTTTCCAGCAGAAAAAACGTACGATCGAAGCGGTAAAAGATGTCACCATTCACATCAATCAAGGGGATATTTACGGTATCGTAGGTTATTCTGGAGCAGGGAAATCTACCCTTGTTCGCGTCATCAATTTGTTGCAGGTTCCGTCTGCGGGTAAGATTACCATTGATGAGGATGTAATTTACGAGGGAGAAAAGGTCACACTTACCCCAGCTCAATTGCGGAGCAAACGCCGTGAAATCGGCATGATTTTCCAGCATTTCAATCTGATGGCTCAGATGACGGCAGAAGAAAACGTAGCCTTTGCCCTTAAGCATTCGGGTTTGAGCAAGGAAGAGAAGAAAGAAAAAGTTGCTAAGTTGTTGGACTTGGTTGGGCTTTCTGACCGTGCTGAAAACTATCCAGCTCAGTTGTCTGGTGGTCAAAAACAACGTGTCGCCATTGCCCGTGCCTTGGCAAATGACCCTAAAATCTTGATTTCTGATGAGTCTACTTCTGCCTTGGATCCGAAAACAACTAAGCAGATTTTGGCACTCTTGCAGGAATTGAATGAAAAATTGGGCTTGACCATTGTTATGATTACCCATGAGATGCAGATTGTAAAAGACATTTGTAACCGTGTGGCGGTTATGCAGGATGGTCGCTTGATCGAAGAAGGTTCAGTTTTAGAAATCTTCTCTCATCCAAAAGAAGAATTGACACAGGATTTCATCAAAACAGCAACAGGAATTGATGAGGCCTTGGTGAAAATTTACCAGCAGGATATTGTTAAGAATTTGCCTGAGAACAGTATCTTAGTTCAATTGAAATATGCCGGTTCAAATACGGATACGGCGATTGTGAATGACTTGTATAAATTCTATCAAGTATCTGCCAATATTCTTTATGGCAATATTGAAATATTGGACCATACACCAGTCGGTGAGATGGTAGTGATCTTATCAGGAGAACCTGGTCAGTTGCACCGTGCGATTGAGGCGGTGACGGAGGCGCGTGTGGAAGTGACGATTTTGAAAGGAGCAAATTAGATGTTAGAATGGATTCAAACGAATTTTCCAGATATTTATAAATTGGGCTGGGATGGTCAGACAGGTTGGTTAACACATTTTAATTTGACCCTCTATATGACCTTTGTTTCCTTTGCTTTCGGTGGATTTATGGGCTTGGTGTCTGGTTTATTCTTGGTTTTGACAGGTCCACGTGGGGTTATTGCCAATAAGACGGTTTATTGGATTTTGGATAAGGTAGCTTCTATCTTCCGTGCCATTCCTTTCATTATTTTGTTGGCGGCCATTGCTCCTTTGACGAAAATTATTGTTGGGAAAACGATTGGTACAGAGGCGGCTCTGGTGCCGCTCGCCCTTTCAGTCTTTCCATTCTTTGCCCGTCAGGTTGAGGTGGTCTTGTCAGAATTGGACCGTGGTGTCATTGAGGCGGCTCAGGCATCAGGTGCGACTTTCTGGGATATTGTCCTTGTTTATCTGCGTGAGGGGCTACCAGACTTAATTCGTGTGACAACTTTTGCTTTGGTTTCATTGGTTGGCTACACTGCCATGGCAGGAGCTATCGGAGCAGGTGGTTTGGGACAGGTTGCGCTATCATACGGCTACCTACGGTATAATAATGATGTGACCTTTTTAGCAACTCTTTTGATTTTAGTTATCATCTTCGTAATCCAGTTTATTGGAGATTTCTTGACGAGAAAGATTAGTCATAGGTAAGTTATGTTTCGAGAGGACAGTTGGTCCTCTTTTTCTACCATTTGTCAAGCCTATCAAGGTATTTGATGAAAAATATTTTGAGTTCAATAGTCAAAATAAAGAAATTGTTTTCTTTTGGACTAAAGTTTCGTGTAAAAAAGAGTACACGAAATTAACACCTTATGTTGAAAATTTTTGATAAGGTGTTACAATAATATAGCATAAACAATCTTACTGATTTTGGGTAGAACGATAATCGTAAAGTTTGTTATGCGTTATGAGGTAATACATTGTCCGAATGAGACGATGTATGGAGGCAATCGTGTGCGGCTTCGTTGAAGTCGTTTGCGATTGTCTTTTTCGTTTCTCATAAAAGTCTGCGATATGGCAAGGATTGGTATGACTGGCTGAAGCGATATTGTGGATACACTTGAACAGAATCTTTCTAGCGTAGGGATTGCCACGCTTGGTAATGTGTTCCTTAGCGAGGAAGTTACCAGATTCATAGTGTCTCAGATCAATACCGATAAAGGCATTGATTTGATTGGCAGACTGAAAACGGCGAATATCTCCCAGTTCACCAATAATACTTGTTGCAGTAGTCTCAGCTATTCCAGGAATAGAGAGCAGAATGTCATATTCAGGTAATGGCTGAGCTAGTTCCACCATTTGGTCTAGGACAGTTTGTCTCTGTTCAGAAAGCCGAAGCAATTCTTTTCCATAGTAACGAACCTCTTCCAGCATTGGAGAGGTTTTCTTGACGGCACAATAAGATTGATTAGCTAGTGCTATCAGCTTCTCAGCTAAATACGCCACACGCTTGTCCGAAATCCGTTTTGAGGTGGACTGACGAATGCTCTCTAAGAGTTCGTCCTTGCTTAAATCAAGCACGAAGTCCTTGTAAGGAAACGCAGTAACTAAGTTCCAGTATTGTTCCCCAGTTGGCTTTGATAAGACAGTCTCTATCTCTGGAAACGTGACTTGCAAGACCTTGTGCAGACGGTTTTTAGCTCGAACGATGTCCTCAGTTAAGTTCTGATAGAAGCGACTTAAATCTCGCAGTTCTTGATAGACTTCTTCTTGGACATAAGTGGGTTTACGATTCAGCACAAATTGAGATTGAGCCAGTTTTTCGGCGTCAATTTGATCTGTTTTCCGCACACGCAAGCTATCCAGTTGCTTCTTAGCTTCTAAGGGATTAAGCCGTGTATAAGCGTAGCCATGTTCATCCAGAAAAGCTTGGAGACGACGAGAATAGACACCTGTTGCTTCAAAGATGATTTCTGGCTTATGGACGGTTTTCAAATCGCCAAGTAGTCGAGCAAAGCCTAAGGCGTCATTGGACATGGTATAGCCATGAACTTTCTCACCATTGACTAGAATGGCCACTTCTGAACTTGCCTTACTCACATCAATCCCAAAAACTGCACGCATGATATTACCTCTTTGTCTTGAATGATTCCTTGTTTTAGTGATGTCATTTTCAATACTCGACGTCTGGCGTCCCACATACTTTGATAACATTCTTTCTAAAACAGGTGTCTTGCCAGTTTTTGATGCGACGTCTAGCGTCAAAAGAGTTCTCGACTTAACAAGACACCTCTACTTTAACATAAAGAAAAAGTAGTGACTACTCTCTCCCGTCGGAGATTTCCTCACTACTAATCTTAGTATGTTTTTGATGCAAAATACTTGACAAATTTCTTGTTATACTAGTATAACAAGGCTTGACTTTACAGCCAAGCCTTTCTAAAAAGCAAATTAGGGGGAATATATGTGTCCGAAATGTGGAAGTCATCAGGTTA is part of the Streptococcus suis genome and harbors:
- a CDS encoding ABC transporter ATP-binding protein, which translates into the protein MSKQLVEISNLTIINKKRNGQSILVKGIDLSIPKGKIVGIVGESGSGKSLSMKSLMGILPKGLEASYDRFELDGKQVHNPKVLPLSMIFQDPMTSLNPLRTVGYHLQEVLRRFQPKLTKEERDRTIHEMLEKVGIEHPELRLKQFPFEFSGGMRQRIMIAMALLTKPDMLIADEPTTALDVTIQAQILALLKELQEQLGLTVVIVSHDFSVIAGICDLVYVMRNGLVVEHGTVDSIFSQPLHAYTQSLLRAARLEASLGAVLADSEDSQLIQVSPGHWVRKEEKNG
- a CDS encoding ATP-binding cassette domain-containing protein, with the translated sequence MDKEVLVQVSDVSKTYSKKNWFGQEQRVDALNGVNVSIYKGETLGLVGESGSGKSTLSKIVLGLEKASQGRVDFPGLTSEELNNQALQVIYQDPYSSLNPYLSALELVKEPLYSLPKKEAEERALAMLERVGILGDDVHKRPKSFSGGQRQRIGIARAVVSHPQFIVCDEPTSALDVSIQATILDLLNQLQEDLGLTYLFISHDLNLVHQFADRIAVMYKGSLVEIGPAQDIFQNPQHPYTRYLLQSNLSLEPQEARAQLQELSQTGLIKDFVTDGVWTQVDKEHFVLKVTDK
- a CDS encoding gamma-glutamyl-gamma-aminobutyrate hydrolase family protein; its protein translation is MGKVIIGISGNEQEFPTKSGRVYVTVARELADSVRQAGGVPMVIPMGTPDLAKDYINMIDKLILSGGQHVDPSLYGQERLIDSNDYLLERDEFELALIEEALRQGKPIFAVCRGMQLLNVALGGSLEQEVAHHWQEGIAGTSHRLQVKPKSRIGQLFAQGSPINSFHQQRIKELAPGLVATGLDPRDGTIEAYESRGNQALFGIQWHPEFLYNDCKQHRDLFQYLVDVF
- a CDS encoding MetQ/NlpA family ABC transporter substrate-binding protein, which encodes MKLKKLFSLAAAALSVGVLAACGSSSSSSSSDSSATTVRVGVMSLSDSEQARWDKVQEILGDEVKLEFTQFTDYSQPNKAVAENEVDINAFQHYNFLNNWNEENGEDLVAIADTYIAPIRLYSGTADGKNKYTKVEEIPDGAEIAVPNDPTNESRALYLLQAAGLIKVGVSGTELATIADITENKKNLKITELDASQTASSLSSVDAAVVNNTFVLEAGLDYKNALYKEQKDENSKQWYNLIAARSDWEKSEQAAAIKKIIEAYHTDEVKKVIEETSDGMDEPVW
- a CDS encoding M20/M25/M40 family metallo-hydrolase; amino-acid sequence: MADSKVQLFENDAIIQNYFEKLKVLISKKSIFAQQIGLLDVANYLKDMFEEAGAEVVLDDSYAAPFVMATFKASVPDAKTLIFYNHYDTVPADADQVWEKGNPFELTISDGYIYGRGVDDDKGHITARLSALKKYQARQDGQLPVNIIFIMEGAEESASVDLDKYLSKYKEHLIGADLLVWEQGHRNSLHQLEIAGGNKGIVTFDLQVKSADLDIHSSYGGVIDSASWYLLSALQSMRAADGRILVDGIYEQVQEPNERELALVEEFALATSQSVTDIYGLTLPTLVEDRREFLKRLYFEPSITIEGLSTGYLGQGVKTIIPAQASAKMEVRLVPGLEPHDVLDKIRQHLDKHGFDKVEVVFTLGEMSYRSDMSHPAIVNVIELAKKLTPEGVAVLPTSPGTGPMHTVFHALGVPIAGFGLGNANSRDHAGDENVSIADYYSHVELVEELIASYE
- a CDS encoding methionine ABC transporter ATP-binding protein; this translates as MSKEMIKLDNIDVTFQQKKRTIEAVKDVTIHINQGDIYGIVGYSGAGKSTLVRVINLLQVPSAGKITIDEDVIYEGEKVTLTPAQLRSKRREIGMIFQHFNLMAQMTAEENVAFALKHSGLSKEEKKEKVAKLLDLVGLSDRAENYPAQLSGGQKQRVAIARALANDPKILISDESTSALDPKTTKQILALLQELNEKLGLTIVMITHEMQIVKDICNRVAVMQDGRLIEEGSVLEIFSHPKEELTQDFIKTATGIDEALVKIYQQDIVKNLPENSILVQLKYAGSNTDTAIVNDLYKFYQVSANILYGNIEILDHTPVGEMVVILSGEPGQLHRAIEAVTEARVEVTILKGAN
- a CDS encoding methionine ABC transporter permease, translated to MLEWIQTNFPDIYKLGWDGQTGWLTHFNLTLYMTFVSFAFGGFMGLVSGLFLVLTGPRGVIANKTVYWILDKVASIFRAIPFIILLAAIAPLTKIIVGKTIGTEAALVPLALSVFPFFARQVEVVLSELDRGVIEAAQASGATFWDIVLVYLREGLPDLIRVTTFALVSLVGYTAMAGAIGAGGLGQVALSYGYLRYNNDVTFLATLLILVIIFVIQFIGDFLTRKISHR